In a genomic window of Lacrimispora sp. BS-2:
- a CDS encoding iron ABC transporter permease translates to MVKKGWKPDFWFWVKVAVVGFMLLFLIYPFCTLITRSFFSGKVEGFTLENYIRFFTKKYYYSSLGRSLFVSIVTTATTLAVGVPMAYLMSRYNVFGKRFIHIFIIMSLMSPPFIGAYSWIMLFGRAGFVTRFFAGMGIHLPSIYGKLGIILVFTFKLFPYVYLYTSGAMGSIDSSLEEAAENLGSNKLRRLLTITIPVILPSIAAGAIMVFMTSLADFGTPMLIGEGYMVLPVLVYNEYMSEIGGNAHLASALSVIVVLCSTTVLLVQKYFVTRKNYVMTAMRPPKEEKLHGLKRFLVTLPVLLVTFIGILPQIVVVVSSFVKSDFTGFKKGFSIESYVTIFNRLWTNIRNTFVFSAAAIVFIIVLGMLISYIVVRQRGIAGQLMDLLIMFPFVIPGAVLGISLIVAFNKQPMILTGTAAIMIIAFVVRKLPYTVRSGSAFLQQMDPSVEEASISLGVSPMKTFAKVTARLMAPGILSGAILSWITCINELSSSVMLYGGKTSTISVAIYTEVVRNSYGTAAALASILTVSTVISLLIFLKVSKGKVSVV, encoded by the coding sequence ATGGTAAAGAAAGGCTGGAAGCCGGATTTCTGGTTTTGGGTGAAGGTGGCGGTGGTAGGCTTTATGCTGCTGTTTCTGATTTATCCTTTCTGTACCCTGATCACCCGAAGCTTCTTCTCCGGTAAGGTGGAAGGCTTCACCCTTGAAAACTACATCCGGTTCTTCACGAAAAAGTATTATTATTCCTCTCTTGGGCGAAGCCTGTTCGTCTCCATTGTCACCACAGCCACAACTTTGGCCGTAGGGGTGCCCATGGCCTATCTGATGTCCAGATACAATGTTTTTGGAAAACGTTTTATCCATATATTCATCATTATGAGCCTTATGAGCCCCCCGTTTATCGGCGCTTACAGCTGGATCATGCTGTTTGGGCGCGCCGGCTTTGTCACACGGTTTTTTGCAGGCATGGGAATCCATCTTCCCAGCATTTATGGAAAGCTTGGCATTATTCTTGTGTTTACGTTCAAGCTGTTTCCCTATGTATATTTATATACGTCAGGGGCAATGGGAAGCATTGATTCAAGCCTTGAGGAGGCGGCGGAAAATCTGGGAAGCAATAAGCTGCGCAGGCTTTTGACCATTACTATACCGGTCATCCTGCCCTCCATTGCAGCGGGAGCCATTATGGTATTTATGACCAGCCTTGCGGACTTTGGCACGCCCATGCTTATTGGTGAGGGTTATATGGTCCTTCCCGTCCTGGTATATAACGAATATATGAGTGAGATCGGTGGAAATGCTCATTTAGCCAGCGCGTTGTCCGTGATTGTGGTGCTTTGCTCTACTACGGTGCTTTTGGTTCAGAAATATTTTGTGACCAGAAAAAATTATGTCATGACAGCCATGAGACCGCCTAAGGAAGAAAAACTTCACGGACTGAAACGCTTCCTGGTAACCTTGCCGGTTCTGCTGGTAACCTTTATTGGAATTCTTCCCCAGATCGTGGTGGTGGTCAGCAGCTTTGTAAAAAGCGATTTTACAGGGTTTAAAAAAGGCTTTAGCATAGAAAGCTATGTGACGATTTTTAACAGGCTGTGGACCAATATCCGCAATACCTTCGTGTTCTCTGCTGCAGCCATTGTGTTCATTATCGTGCTGGGCATGCTGATATCCTATATTGTGGTACGCCAGAGAGGGATAGCAGGACAGCTGATGGATCTTCTCATTATGTTTCCCTTTGTCATTCCGGGCGCGGTACTGGGCATCAGCCTGATTGTGGCGTTTAATAAACAGCCCATGATCCTTACAGGTACTGCCGCTATTATGATCATAGCCTTTGTAGTCAGGAAGCTGCCCTATACGGTGCGGTCGGGAAGCGCATTCCTGCAGCAGATGGATCCCAGTGTGGAGGAAGCCTCCATCAGTCTGGGGGTATCACCCATGAAAACCTTTGCCAAGGTGACGGCAAGGCTTATGGCCCCGGGTATCCTCTCAGGAGCCATATTAAGCTGGATCACCTGTATCAACGAGCTGTCTTCCAGCGTTATGCTTTACGGGGGCAAGACAAGTACCATATCCGTGGCCATCTATACGGAGGTCGTCCGAAACAGCTATGGTACGGCGGCAGCACTGGCTTCCATATTGACTGTCAGTACGGTCATATCCCTGCTTATTTTCTTAAAGGTAAGCAAGGGGAAGGTTTCGGTTGTATGA
- a CDS encoding phosphoglucomutase/phosphomannomutase family protein, giving the protein MVTFGTGGWRAIIGEEFTKENIQKLALALSLKMKAEKKEGEGIVIGYDRRFLSKEAVIWACEIFGKQGIKVFFINRSSPTPLIMFYVMKHRLSYGMMVTASHNPAIYNGIKVFTYGGRDADEGQTGDIEKYLLEAEKIYQPDDEEAGQMPPASYLQLVKKGVVEEINPLNEYLDNIISVIDMDAIRARDFRVAIDPMYGVSLTALSTILSVARCTIETINDQHDTLFGGKMPAPTEQTLRSLQNYVLDRYCDIGIATDGDADRLGVIDDQGRYLHANNILVMLYYYLLKYKGWRGPVVRSLSTTHVLDRVAESFGQKCYEVPVGFKFVSAKMQEMDAIIGGESSGGLTVKGHIHGKDGIYAASLLVEMMAVSGKKLSEIAADIRREYGAIHMTERDYRFTAEEKERIHRILMIDRKIPQLPFEIEKISYEDGCKVYFKNGGWVIARFSGTEPLLRIFCEMKAEADSVSVCSLFEEYLGLQEG; this is encoded by the coding sequence ATGGTAACATTTGGTACCGGTGGCTGGAGAGCCATCATCGGAGAGGAATTTACAAAAGAAAATATCCAAAAACTGGCTCTTGCCCTTAGCCTTAAGATGAAAGCAGAAAAAAAAGAAGGAGAAGGAATCGTCATAGGCTATGACAGGCGTTTCCTGTCCAAGGAAGCGGTCATATGGGCCTGTGAGATCTTTGGGAAGCAGGGAATTAAGGTGTTTTTTATAAACCGCAGTTCCCCCACGCCTCTTATCATGTTTTATGTGATGAAGCACCGTTTAAGCTACGGCATGATGGTGACGGCCAGCCATAATCCGGCCATTTATAATGGAATCAAGGTGTTTACTTATGGAGGGCGTGATGCGGATGAGGGACAGACCGGGGATATTGAAAAATATCTTTTAGAAGCGGAGAAGATATACCAGCCAGACGATGAGGAGGCTGGACAGATGCCCCCAGCCTCGTATCTTCAACTTGTAAAAAAAGGAGTGGTAGAGGAAATCAACCCCTTAAATGAATATCTGGACAATATCATATCCGTCATTGACATGGATGCCATACGCGCCCGGGATTTCCGGGTTGCCATTGACCCCATGTACGGAGTGAGCCTTACGGCCTTAAGCACCATCCTTTCCGTTGCCAGATGTACCATTGAAACTATCAACGACCAGCATGACACTTTGTTTGGCGGAAAGATGCCTGCGCCTACGGAGCAGACCTTGCGGAGCTTACAAAATTATGTACTGGACCGGTACTGCGATATCGGTATTGCCACGGATGGGGATGCGGACAGACTGGGAGTCATTGACGATCAGGGCCGTTACCTCCATGCCAACAACATTCTGGTGATGCTGTATTATTATCTTCTGAAGTACAAGGGCTGGCGGGGGCCGGTGGTCCGAAGTCTTTCCACTACCCATGTGCTGGACCGGGTAGCGGAGAGCTTTGGGCAGAAATGTTATGAAGTCCCCGTTGGATTTAAGTTCGTATCCGCAAAAATGCAGGAGATGGATGCCATCATTGGCGGAGAGTCATCAGGCGGCCTGACGGTGAAGGGGCATATTCACGGCAAGGATGGAATTTATGCTGCCTCCCTTCTGGTAGAAATGATGGCAGTATCCGGGAAAAAGCTGTCTGAGATTGCAGCGGACATCCGCAGGGAGTACGGGGCAATCCATATGACAGAGCGGGATTACCGTTTTACAGCCGAGGAAAAGGAAAGAATCCACCGGATTCTGATGATTGACAGGAAGATTCCCCAACTGCCTTTTGAGATTGAAAAGATCTCCTATGAGGATGGCTGTAAGGTTTACTTTAAAAACGGCGGCTGGGTGATCGCAAGGTTCTCCGGTACGGAACCGCTGCTGCGGATCTTCTGTGAGATGAAGGCAGAGGCAGATTCTGTAAGCGTGTGCAGTTTGTTTGAGGAATATCTGGGACTGCAGGAGGGATAG
- a CDS encoding extracellular solute-binding protein encodes MRLTNSTRGKWPEVCALSLICCVLLSSCRPETGEPPMLSQADLVVYTVQEKGICEPVVKEFEERTGLNVKVEAGSLEELLKTLEDGGGPCSDDGETWDVVFGVGIRTLEEKKEYWQAYESPETPFIAGAFRCSDHKWTSFSACPLVIMYNTNVVTYREVPAGWTSLLEPRWKGRVAFMDPGMSDIYSSALAAAVYTYRGKDYMEQLAANLEYSSLSSLSEVNSGILDGRYSLGVTIEGTAQALRSGGADVDYIYPKEGTTVLPDGTAIVNGCSRPEAARRFLDFTVSKDAQKILVSDLNRRSVRMDVPPLPGLSPVSRLSIIDMDLKELSREKEEILKQWNGILSLHKRRAGE; translated from the coding sequence ATGAGACTTACTAACAGCACCAGAGGAAAATGGCCGGAGGTCTGCGCTCTGTCTCTTATTTGCTGCGTTCTCCTGTCTTCCTGCCGGCCGGAAACGGGAGAGCCGCCCATGCTTTCCCAGGCTGATCTGGTGGTTTACACGGTCCAGGAGAAAGGGATCTGTGAGCCGGTGGTCAAGGAGTTCGAGGAGCGCACAGGCTTGAATGTAAAGGTGGAAGCCGGGTCTTTGGAGGAACTTTTAAAGACTTTAGAGGACGGCGGCGGCCCCTGCAGCGATGACGGAGAAACATGGGATGTGGTATTTGGGGTAGGAATCAGGACTCTGGAAGAGAAAAAGGAGTACTGGCAGGCTTACGAAAGTCCTGAAACCCCATTCATAGCCGGGGCGTTCCGCTGCAGCGATCATAAATGGACCAGCTTTTCCGCCTGCCCCTTAGTCATCATGTACAACACCAATGTGGTCACATACCGGGAGGTGCCTGCTGGCTGGACCAGCCTGCTGGAACCAAGATGGAAAGGCCGGGTAGCCTTTATGGATCCCGGCATGTCGGATATCTATTCCTCGGCTCTGGCTGCGGCTGTTTATACGTACCGGGGAAAAGACTATATGGAGCAGCTGGCAGCTAACTTGGAATACAGCAGCCTTTCCAGCTTATCGGAGGTGAATTCCGGAATTCTGGACGGCAGGTATTCCCTGGGAGTCACCATAGAAGGGACGGCACAGGCTCTGCGCTCCGGTGGTGCAGATGTGGACTACATTTATCCGAAAGAAGGGACCACAGTGCTGCCCGATGGTACTGCCATTGTAAATGGCTGCTCACGGCCGGAGGCTGCCAGACGGTTTTTGGATTTCACGGTCAGTAAGGATGCCCAGAAAATCCTTGTTTCAGATTTAAACAGGCGCTCCGTGCGGATGGACGTCCCCCCTCTGCCCGGACTTTCCCCTGTCAGCAGGCTTTCCATCATTGACATGGATTTAAAGGAACTGTCCAGAGAAAAAGAGGAAATTCTGAAACAATGGAACGGGATCCTGTCCCTGCACAAAAGGAGGGCCGGAGAATGA
- a CDS encoding histidine kinase, whose translation MKWYGRFSFKTRVFLGCLLVALVPLTFSSVVVTRLFTASINRQMAVEGNRQLDEASKKLTQLFENCEKACQAFTADGTAARVMIDKDAIEMQKDLYLSLYQAVQEIYSSAQFSIYDSGGKLRFTTDTGSKNSFLPVHWGLLRKVQGVKGITYYRTDPYLPETDKNILMQGAYSLENPQGARTGYVVLDFSRENFDNLLNGFYSSGDTLLLLDSHQRPIYCSRPEYGEEEMDDIILHGMTGQEGEKGKGVYTRYLWTREPSHGIYVLLRRSSPISVGAIHTMRTVSFLLSALGLILCLLISGALSKGIAQPVSQLDKAMAKVKKGDLSIRIHTNRQDELGRLTESFNQMTGDLQKYLEDTVQKQKDLNKTTIKLYQTQLNPHFLYNTLDTIKWNARINQIPEIAILAENLAVILRRSISSRPFITLREELETIESYIQIQKIRFTGRFLYETEIPDQLEDCMVPKMFLQPLVENAIIHGLYGCENGYICIFAVEKDGVLSISITDDGCGMNKEMVDWINSDNPFKRDGHLGLYNVIRILKIYYGQEYGIRAEVTKEGTTIALRLPAQREVTDV comes from the coding sequence ATGAAGTGGTACGGCCGGTTTTCTTTCAAAACACGGGTGTTTTTGGGATGTCTTCTGGTAGCACTGGTTCCTCTGACCTTTTCGAGCGTGGTAGTGACCAGGCTTTTTACTGCTTCCATTAACCGGCAGATGGCGGTGGAGGGGAACCGGCAGCTGGACGAGGCAAGCAAAAAGCTGACCCAGCTATTTGAAAACTGTGAGAAGGCCTGCCAGGCTTTTACAGCAGACGGTACGGCAGCCAGGGTGATGATCGACAAGGATGCCATTGAGATGCAGAAGGATTTGTACCTGTCTTTGTATCAGGCGGTTCAGGAAATATACAGCAGCGCCCAGTTCAGCATTTATGATTCTGGCGGAAAGCTGCGTTTTACAACGGATACTGGTTCCAAAAACAGTTTTCTTCCCGTCCATTGGGGGCTTTTAAGAAAGGTTCAGGGGGTGAAGGGGATCACCTATTACAGGACCGATCCCTATCTTCCGGAAACGGATAAAAATATCCTGATGCAGGGAGCCTATTCCCTGGAAAATCCCCAGGGAGCCAGGACTGGTTATGTGGTTCTTGATTTTTCCAGGGAGAATTTTGACAATCTGTTAAATGGTTTTTATTCCTCAGGGGATACCTTACTGCTGCTGGATTCCCATCAAAGACCCATTTACTGCTCAAGGCCGGAGTATGGAGAAGAGGAGATGGACGATATCATTCTCCATGGAATGACGGGACAGGAGGGAGAAAAAGGGAAGGGAGTATATACCAGGTATTTGTGGACCAGGGAGCCCTCCCATGGAATCTATGTCCTCTTAAGACGCTCCTCACCAATCAGTGTCGGTGCCATCCATACCATGAGGACCGTAAGCTTTCTTTTATCCGCTCTGGGGCTGATCCTCTGCCTGCTGATTTCCGGCGCTCTTTCCAAAGGAATTGCCCAGCCGGTGAGCCAGTTAGATAAGGCGATGGCAAAGGTAAAAAAAGGGGATTTATCCATCCGCATTCATACGAACCGGCAGGATGAGCTGGGAAGGCTGACGGAAAGCTTTAACCAGATGACAGGGGACTTACAGAAATACTTAGAGGACACGGTTCAGAAGCAGAAGGATTTAAATAAGACCACCATTAAACTGTATCAGACCCAGTTAAACCCTCATTTTCTCTATAATACCCTGGACACCATTAAATGGAATGCAAGGATTAACCAGATTCCGGAAATCGCCATATTGGCGGAGAATCTTGCAGTGATCCTGCGGAGAAGCATTTCCAGCCGCCCTTTTATCACCTTGAGGGAGGAGCTGGAAACCATTGAAAGCTATATACAGATCCAAAAGATCCGTTTTACAGGACGTTTCCTTTATGAGACCGAGATACCGGACCAGCTTGAGGACTGCATGGTGCCCAAAATGTTTTTGCAGCCATTGGTGGAAAACGCCATCATCCATGGGCTTTATGGATGCGAGAACGGGTACATATGCATTTTTGCAGTTGAGAAAGATGGCGTGTTAAGCATTTCCATCACGGATGACGGGTGCGGGATGAACAAGGAAATGGTGGACTGGATCAACAGTGACAATCCTTTCAAAAGGGATGGGCACCTGGGGCTTTACAATGTGATCCGTATATTGAAG